The window TTTGATAGCGTCATTAGCTGTTTTAATAAAGTGCTCTACACAAAAATGGAGAGTTTCATCTTTATTGCCAGGTATAACGATATCGCGTCTTTTGTCAAAGCGCTTTATAACAGAAACCGTAGTTGTCATAATTAATCATTCCAATGTTTTTGATAAAGTAGTCTTAACATATTTTTATAGTGAGAGCTTGTATTTTTCCAAAATAATTCATTCAAAACAAGCTGTTCTTTAGTAGGCTCTATCAGAGTAAATTGACTTGGAATCTCACAAAGTTCTGCAGAAGAGACCCAAAGTTTTACACTATTTTCATGTCCCTTTCTTTTTAAAAGAAAATGCAAGTGGTTAGTTACTTCAATTTCTATAGAAGCAATTGTGCCTACAGCGGATTCTTGTGTTGTTTCTTGAGGTATTAACAAAACAATGGTGTCATGGATAAAGCGCTCATAGCTAATACGTATATTCCCCTCAATTCTCTCTACATCACGAATTTTCCAATTAAGCTCTGCTGCAATCCATGCTTGTAAGTAAATAGCTGAGATTTCACTGCGCTCTTTATTGTTCTTGCTAGCATAGTAAGTGATGCGGATAATCTTTGTATGAAAGAGATCATCGATCCTTTTTGGAGTATCAAAGATATTTCCTAAAAGTTCGCGCCATGCACTTATAGAAAACCAGGCAAAGTCACTAACGCCGCATTTTTCGGTTTCAATATGCCCAAGAACATGCCTTGCAAATTCTTTGATATGGGTAGTAAGCCCTGGATCAAAGACGATCTTAGTTGCAATTTGCTTTAAATGGTCGAGTATAAAGTTTTCCTTACTTGGGTCTTGTTCCCATATAACATAGGTGGGAAGATCACCTAAAAGGTAGGTGAGAATTAAAAAAGGGATACGTTTTTTTCCATTTCCAGAAAATGTGATGGTAACCTGGTCGTAAGCACTCGGTACAACTTCTTTTGTTTCTTGCCCATTAATTGCAATAGAGCAACTCTCTTCTTTTTTATCTAGCTCTTCAACGATAAAGATGCTTCTACAAGGAAATTTTTTCTTTAAAAGGTCTAGATATTTCTGAAAATTTTGTGCGGCAATTTTTGATTCAACATAAAATACAATATTGAAGAGGCAGGCTGGAGAAGGCTTATTTTCCTGTTTATTTATCTTATTTGTCGTCATAGCAGTTACATCTTTTGTCATGTGTGAATACTAAAGGATTCTCCAAGATCTTCCTTCTTTATTGATAAGCTCATCTGCAGCCTTTGGCCCCCATGTTCCAGCTTGATAATTGGGGTAGTCAGAAGGCGCGCTCTCTTTCCATCTCTCTAGTATGGGAGTAAATAACTTCCATGAAGCTTCTACTTCATCTACTCTTGCAAAAAGAGTGCTTTCTCCGAGCATACAATCGCAGATAAGACGCTCATAAGCCTCTGGAGGGGCAACTCCAAAGTAGGAGTCGTAGCGAAAATCCATTTTGACAGGTTGAATGGGGCTGCTTGGTCCTGGGACTTTAGAATTAATTTTCAGGGCGATGCCCTCGTTTGGCTGAATGCGCATGGTGAGAACATTATTTTCATTTTTGGATCCATTTTGTTGAAAAAGAACCCCCGGTATATCTTTAAAAGTGACAGCAATTTCTGTCGTTCTCTTGGGAAGGCGCTTACCGGCGCGTAAAAAGAAGGGGACTCCTACCCATCGCCAATTGTCAATGTAAAGCTGCAAAGCAACAAATGTTTCGATAGAGGATGTAGAAGATACATTTCCCTCTTCACGATATCCACAAACAGCTTTCCCGTCGATAAGTCCGGGTGCATACTGCCCACGAACGACATATTTACCAAAATTAGCCATATCAATAGGCCTTAAAGATTTTAAAACTTTTACTTTCTCATCACGAATAGCATCTGCATTTAAGCTTACAGGTGGCTCCATGGCCATAAGAGCTAAGAGCTGCATCATGTGATTTTGTACGATGTCCCTTAATATGCCCGCTTCTTCAAAAAAATGCCCTCTTGAGCCAATTCCAAGTTCTTCTGCTACTGTAATTTGGA of the Chlamydiales bacterium genome contains:
- the zwf gene encoding glucose-6-phosphate dehydrogenase, which translates into the protein MKEPTFKNPLQESFQTSKVTEPCAVIIFGATGDLTARKLMPALYNLALDGQLPAHFSCIGFARREKTHDVFRKEMHEAVNNFSRTKPVDEKIWSTFGEQIYYHKSEFDDDAGYESLKKLLEELDQKLGTKGNRVFYLSIQPSFFPLVVEKLHKHGLIYDEKEVKDKWSRVIIEKPFGHDLQSSIELQDSIMQSLAENQLYRIDHYLGKETVQNLLVFRFANSIFESIWNNRYIDHVQITVAEELGIGSRGHFFEEAGILRDIVQNHMMQLLALMAMEPPVSLNADAIRDEKVKVLKSLRPIDMANFGKYVVRGQYAPGLIDGKAVCGYREEGNVSSTSSIETFVALQLYIDNWRWVGVPFFLRAGKRLPKRTTEIAVTFKDIPGVLFQQNGSKNENNVLTMRIQPNEGIALKINSKVPGPSSPIQPVKMDFRYDSYFGVAPPEAYERLICDCMLGESTLFARVDEVEASWKLFTPILERWKESAPSDYPNYQAGTWGPKAADELINKEGRSWRIL
- a CDS encoding glucose-6-phosphate dehydrogenase assembly protein OpcA yields the protein MTKDVTAMTTNKINKQENKPSPACLFNIVFYVESKIAAQNFQKYLDLLKKKFPCRSIFIVEELDKKEESCSIAINGQETKEVVPSAYDQVTITFSGNGKKRIPFLILTYLLGDLPTYVIWEQDPSKENFILDHLKQIATKIVFDPGLTTHIKEFARHVLGHIETEKCGVSDFAWFSISAWRELLGNIFDTPKRIDDLFHTKIIRITYYASKNNKERSEISAIYLQAWIAAELNWKIRDVERIEGNIRISYERFIHDTIVLLIPQETTQESAVGTIASIEIEVTNHLHFLLKRKGHENSVKLWVSSAELCEIPSQFTLIEPTKEQLVLNELFWKNTSSHYKNMLRLLYQKHWND